Proteins encoded together in one Desulfovibrio sp. UCD-KL4C window:
- a CDS encoding type IV toxin-antitoxin system AbiEi family antitoxin translates to MQTSRGTKINHLIQTWPNGTIKDTSELTTLQVNSSLARDYIRQGWLVSVGRGVYAKAHDKLSWLGGLHQLQSSQLPIHAGGRTALELQGHVHYISSQKRDSFLFATPKTKLPAWFKNYDWKQKIVFTMTSLLAQSNESSFTEHDVGTFKVKISAPERAILELLHHVPQKISFDEAKQIMQGLGTLRPALMQTLLEQCNSIKVKRLFLFLAKDASHRWLTHLSRQNINLGSGKREIVKNGMLDKEFNITVPRDHDGELF, encoded by the coding sequence ATGCAGACATCAAGAGGGACAAAAATAAACCACCTTATACAAACATGGCCTAACGGAACCATTAAAGATACTTCCGAACTTACCACGTTACAGGTAAACAGCTCTTTAGCCCGAGATTACATCAGACAAGGCTGGCTGGTATCTGTTGGACGCGGAGTCTATGCAAAAGCTCACGATAAGCTTAGCTGGCTTGGCGGGCTGCATCAGCTACAGAGCTCTCAACTTCCGATTCATGCGGGAGGTCGGACGGCCTTGGAATTACAAGGTCACGTTCACTATATCTCGTCACAGAAGCGAGACTCCTTTCTGTTTGCGACTCCAAAAACCAAGCTTCCAGCATGGTTCAAAAATTATGATTGGAAGCAGAAAATTGTCTTCACCATGACATCACTTCTGGCTCAATCTAATGAGTCAAGCTTTACAGAACATGACGTTGGAACATTCAAAGTAAAAATATCAGCACCTGAACGGGCAATACTAGAGCTGCTGCACCATGTGCCGCAAAAGATCAGCTTCGATGAAGCCAAGCAAATAATGCAAGGACTCGGCACCCTGCGCCCTGCTCTCATGCAAACGCTGCTTGAACAATGCAACAGTATCAAAGTTAAACGTCTTTTTCTGTTTCTCGCAAAAGATGCCAGTCATCGCTGGCTCACTCATCTAAGCCGGCAAAACATAAATCTTGGTTCCGGCAAACGAGAAATCGTTAAAAACGGAATGCTAGATAAAGAATTTAACATCACCGTACCCAGAGACCATGACGGGGAACTATTTTGA
- the asnB gene encoding asparagine synthase (glutamine-hydrolyzing): protein MCGICGIVDIKGNHTQNRQFVEAMTSQLFHRGPNFKSTITKNPAILGHTRLSVIDTSSHANQPIVSTDGRYTLVFNGEIYNFMKLREQLRGRGYNFRTYSDTEVLLNTYQEYGHDCVSSLEGMFAFAIWDSLKEELFLTRDRYGQKPLFYAHVKNRITFSSELNSLLQDKLIRKEPNFNAIYHFLTVQSVPAPLCAFKGVEKLKSAQCVVFKKNGQLKKWTYYTPQFTSSFKGTTEEAVEELDYRLQNAIKTHLVSDVPLGLFLSGGVDSSLITAMATKRHGKMHSFSMGFAEQAYDESVYAREVANICGTKHFERIASPNILNLLPRLVKHYGEPFADSSAIPTWLLSEMTSKHVTVALSGDGGDDLFGGYERYLNPFLYPVGCNTNNHLNALSWQLKQELPPCQKNNPLCFGTIKYHFHWARFCGTRKINLCSDPLKNEALKGSTLSLMLDHFQQNRSGLLLDKIQEFEFEYYLASTLMTKVDIASMGNSLEVRSPFLDNSVADFAFSLPEKMRVCKSSSSNFNNGFETKVLLKKVAEKYLPKNIIYRRKMGFGIPLAKWFREELKDFAYDLFLSKSFQDRNWVSPEMTLKLLDEHIENEAEHHYGLWALMMLELWAKEFIDG, encoded by the coding sequence ATGTGTGGAATTTGTGGAATAGTTGACATTAAAGGTAATCATACCCAAAATAGACAATTTGTCGAAGCGATGACAAGCCAATTATTCCACAGAGGGCCTAATTTTAAAAGCACTATCACTAAAAATCCCGCAATACTCGGCCATACGCGCCTTTCTGTTATCGATACTTCGTCTCATGCTAACCAACCCATAGTCAGCACCGATGGTAGATACACGCTCGTTTTTAATGGTGAGATATACAATTTCATGAAATTGAGAGAGCAATTGCGTGGGAGAGGTTACAATTTTAGAACCTATTCCGATACTGAAGTGTTGCTAAATACGTATCAGGAATATGGCCACGATTGTGTTTCAAGTCTGGAGGGGATGTTTGCTTTTGCTATTTGGGATTCCTTAAAAGAAGAGCTATTCTTAACGCGTGACCGTTATGGTCAAAAACCTCTATTTTATGCCCATGTCAAAAACAGAATTACCTTTTCTTCAGAGCTTAACTCTTTACTTCAAGACAAATTAATAAGAAAAGAACCTAACTTCAATGCCATTTATCATTTCCTAACAGTACAATCTGTTCCCGCCCCGCTTTGCGCTTTTAAGGGAGTTGAAAAATTAAAATCAGCCCAATGTGTTGTTTTCAAAAAAAATGGACAGTTAAAAAAATGGACGTATTACACCCCTCAGTTTACTTCTTCGTTTAAGGGAACTACGGAAGAAGCTGTAGAGGAACTTGATTATAGATTGCAAAATGCAATAAAAACCCACTTGGTTAGCGATGTCCCACTAGGACTTTTCTTGTCCGGTGGAGTGGATTCATCTTTAATTACGGCAATGGCTACGAAACGTCATGGCAAAATGCACAGCTTTTCAATGGGCTTTGCAGAACAAGCTTATGATGAGAGCGTGTATGCAAGAGAAGTTGCAAACATTTGTGGGACTAAACATTTTGAAAGAATTGCTTCTCCCAATATACTGAATTTACTTCCCCGTTTAGTCAAACACTACGGTGAACCGTTTGCTGATTCTTCGGCCATCCCCACTTGGCTACTTTCAGAAATGACATCTAAACATGTAACTGTTGCTCTTTCCGGTGATGGCGGAGACGATTTGTTCGGGGGGTATGAACGGTATCTAAACCCATTTTTATACCCCGTGGGATGTAATACAAATAACCATTTAAATGCGTTATCCTGGCAATTGAAGCAGGAATTACCCCCATGTCAAAAAAATAATCCCCTCTGTTTCGGAACCATAAAATACCATTTCCACTGGGCAAGATTTTGTGGAACCCGGAAAATAAATTTATGCTCGGATCCCTTAAAGAATGAAGCTTTAAAAGGTAGTACCTTAAGTTTAATGCTTGACCATTTTCAGCAAAACCGCTCCGGTTTGTTACTAGATAAGATTCAAGAATTCGAGTTTGAGTACTACCTGGCATCAACACTGATGACCAAGGTAGATATTGCCTCAATGGGTAATTCCCTTGAAGTCCGATCGCCATTTCTTGATAATAGTGTTGCAGATTTTGCATTCTCTCTTCCTGAAAAAATGCGTGTTTGTAAAAGTAGTTCCAGCAATTTTAACAACGGTTTTGAAACAAAGGTTTTACTAAAGAAAGTAGCAGAAAAATATTTACCTAAAAATATAATTTATCGCCGGAAGATGGGATTTGGCATTCCTCTTGCTAAGTGGTTTAGAGAAGAGTTAAAAGATTTTGCCTATGATTTATTTTTATCAAAATCCTTTCAGGATCGAAACTGGGTATCGCCGGAAATGACTCTAAAATTGCTTGATGAGCATATTGAAAACGAAGCTGAACATCATTATGGGTTATGGGCGTTAATGATGCTGGAGTTATGGGCTAAGGAATTTATTGATGGGTGA
- a CDS encoding nucleotidyl transferase AbiEii/AbiGii toxin family protein yields MRILLRVLALIEFDHPNGDGSPFLALKGGTALNFFLWDLPRLSVDIDLAYCPINDRSTALQDISESMQRLAKRVEELLPTASVNLTAPKNAAPKVLINYDGVMVKIEPNATIRGTVYETEYVGLQPEVERRFEMAVEVRRLSIHDLYGGKICAALDRQHPRDLFDVAQLLDTEGLSEKTRKAFIVYLLGHNRPMSELLNPNFQPLAEPYEKEFRGMTRTEVSVEKLEATRIQLVHEIKSGLSEKDKRFLLSVKQGSPKWSLLGIPHAEQLPAVRWKLHNIEQLRKNSVKHAEAVRKLRESLEV; encoded by the coding sequence GTGCGTATCCTGCTGAGGGTATTAGCCCTGATTGAATTTGACCATCCAAACGGAGACGGCTCCCCGTTCCTTGCTTTAAAGGGTGGAACGGCCCTTAATTTCTTTCTATGGGATTTACCTCGCCTATCTGTTGATATCGATCTTGCCTATTGTCCCATCAATGATAGGTCGACAGCCCTTCAAGATATATCTGAGAGTATGCAACGACTGGCGAAACGAGTTGAAGAACTTTTACCAACCGCTTCCGTCAACCTGACAGCGCCAAAGAATGCAGCTCCCAAAGTCCTCATCAACTATGATGGAGTCATGGTGAAAATTGAACCGAACGCGACTATTCGCGGGACGGTTTATGAAACTGAGTATGTAGGATTGCAGCCGGAAGTTGAACGCCGTTTTGAAATGGCTGTAGAAGTACGCCGCCTTTCCATCCATGACCTATACGGAGGCAAGATATGTGCGGCACTGGATCGCCAGCACCCACGCGACTTATTTGATGTTGCACAGCTTCTTGATACGGAAGGACTCTCCGAGAAAACACGTAAGGCTTTTATTGTATATCTGCTCGGTCACAATCGCCCCATGTCCGAATTACTGAATCCAAACTTTCAGCCCCTCGCCGAACCATATGAAAAAGAATTTCGCGGAATGACGAGAACGGAAGTCTCAGTAGAAAAACTTGAAGCAACTCGCATACAGTTAGTTCATGAAATCAAATCCGGCTTAAGCGAAAAGGACAAACGCTTTCTCTTGTCCGTCAAACAAGGCTCCCCTAAATGGAGCCTTCTAGGCATTCCCCATGCGGAGCAACTGCCTGCGGTGCGCTGGAAACTGCATAATATTGAGCAGTTACGGAAGAATTCGGTTAAGCATGCTGAGGCTGTGCGGAAGTTGAGGGAATCCTTAGAAGTTTGA
- a CDS encoding IS3 family transposase, with amino-acid sequence MKYAWIAFYEGLYPLVSLCKVLSVSRSGYYDWKKRSPSKQEKRREIIIKAARQSYLDSGKVYGHRKVHHDVLEKTGFYCCAETIRRLLAAEGLKSKTVRRHRYPKAPKNKSVIPNVLSRNFTALEPNQKWVSDITYISTREGWLYLAVVQDIFSRKIVGWAMSSRVDAELACKALDMAISNRRPAGNVLFHTDQGSQYTSSSFSSALRRFGCISSMSRRGNCWDNAVAENFFSKLKRERVYRTTYKTREQARQDIFIYLEIFYNRKRRHAGIGYVSPEQFEQEYYRKQKLAA; translated from the coding sequence TTGAAGTACGCTTGGATAGCCTTTTATGAAGGACTCTACCCTTTGGTTTCTTTGTGCAAAGTATTGTCAGTCAGTCGAAGTGGCTATTACGACTGGAAAAAGCGATCTCCTAGCAAGCAGGAGAAACGACGAGAAATAATTATTAAGGCAGCACGTCAGTCTTATTTGGATAGTGGCAAGGTGTATGGACATCGAAAAGTTCATCATGATGTGCTTGAAAAAACAGGGTTTTATTGCTGTGCAGAAACGATAAGACGCCTACTTGCTGCCGAAGGATTAAAATCTAAAACGGTCCGCAGACATCGATACCCGAAAGCACCTAAAAATAAGAGTGTCATTCCAAATGTTCTTTCTCGTAACTTTACGGCTCTCGAGCCAAACCAGAAATGGGTTTCGGATATAACATACATCTCGACAAGAGAAGGCTGGCTCTATCTTGCCGTTGTGCAGGATATCTTTTCCAGAAAAATAGTGGGATGGGCTATGTCCAGCCGTGTTGATGCAGAGTTGGCTTGTAAGGCTTTAGATATGGCGATTAGCAACAGGAGACCTGCGGGAAATGTGCTTTTTCATACTGACCAAGGGAGTCAGTACACTAGCTCTTCTTTTTCATCGGCTCTTCGCAGATTCGGCTGTATAAGCAGTATGAGTCGTAGAGGAAACTGTTGGGATAATGCTGTCGCAGAGAATTTTTTCAGTAAACTGAAAAGGGAACGTGTTTATCGTACGACGTACAAAACTCGAGAACAAGCAAGGCAGGATATTTTTATCTACCTTGAAATTTTCTACAACAGGAAACGGAGACATGCCGGTATCGGTTATGTTTCACCGGAACAATTTGAACAGGAATATTACCGTAAACAAAAACTAGCTGCCTAA
- a CDS encoding S8 family peptidase: protein MSKKQFPHIFLQGKAERSGYTQKPPFFEKNIPFKPRREHAKFLRRKFDQAWSESKEFMEHRSAVALPTRTGTYLEFEGEAGCDFPVKSLENIKANVRLLNVHKEIPLFEDKPVVKATVYIPAGQERIFISKLEDYENPEKDGKSPKNAPLLNCINNIKQAFLDSLWRDDSGLMPHDEPAWCEVWLKGDEDGIEQAFRDIAEQVNLPVRDGVLIFPERTVVMVKADCNGLRELMDSSDHLAEFRLAKETAEFWTSLTNVEQLEWGQNLLDRLRIDSEAKVAVCVLDSGVNNGHQLLEPLLHDDDCHSVKPSWGTYDHDPHGHGTLMCGLAGYGDLQRKLETDNPIEIFHKLESVKILPPSTGRPTIPELYGLITSQAVSRVEIQSPDRTHLMCMAVASTDGRDRGRPSSWSAAIDAITSGADDGNKRLFIVAAGNTDEMEDWNAFPNSNIKNSVHDPGQSWNALTVGAYTEKGKIYNDDLSEYTAIARCGEISPYTTTSRTWEGTKWPTKPDVVMEGGNILKDKKNFCTISDETCLISLSHTPLVKQFDLFYATSAATAQAGWLAAQIQTKYPDAWPETVRGLIVHSAKWTEAMEDKFLKGNNKGNYAKLLRTCGHGVPSLQRALRCASNRLTLIAQEALQPFGKKDGRVCTKDMHVFDLPWPKDVLADLGAVDVTLKITLSYYIEPSPGEVGWTDRYRYPSHTLRFALNNPGESRGVFEKRLTTEALEEGEKPATKEDTGRWTIGSNQRHLGSVHSDMLTGTAADLADCHLIGIYPVIGWWRGRAWLGKLESKARYSLIVSLFTPAEHLEQVIDIYTPVANQVRVSTEIPI from the coding sequence ATGAGTAAAAAACAATTCCCCCACATTTTTCTTCAAGGCAAAGCTGAACGCTCTGGTTACACTCAAAAACCTCCCTTTTTTGAAAAGAATATTCCGTTCAAGCCTCGCAGGGAACATGCTAAGTTTTTGAGACGAAAATTTGATCAGGCATGGAGCGAATCAAAAGAATTTATGGAGCATCGTTCAGCTGTCGCTCTCCCTACAAGGACAGGGACTTATTTAGAATTTGAAGGGGAGGCAGGTTGTGATTTTCCTGTAAAAAGTCTCGAAAATATAAAAGCAAATGTTCGCTTACTAAATGTGCATAAAGAAATTCCTCTATTTGAAGATAAACCTGTAGTAAAAGCGACAGTTTACATTCCCGCAGGGCAAGAGAGAATTTTCATAAGTAAATTAGAAGATTATGAAAATCCAGAAAAGGATGGTAAAAGTCCCAAAAATGCTCCACTTCTAAATTGTATCAATAACATCAAGCAAGCTTTCTTAGATTCTTTATGGAGAGACGACTCAGGATTAATGCCACATGATGAACCTGCATGGTGCGAAGTCTGGCTCAAAGGGGATGAGGATGGAATTGAACAAGCTTTTAGGGATATTGCGGAGCAGGTCAACCTTCCTGTTCGAGATGGCGTTTTAATATTTCCTGAACGAACCGTTGTAATGGTCAAAGCCGATTGTAACGGACTTCGTGAGTTAATGGATTCTTCAGATCATCTTGCTGAATTTAGACTAGCTAAAGAGACTGCTGAGTTTTGGACCTCACTAACCAACGTTGAACAGCTAGAGTGGGGGCAGAATCTACTTGATCGATTGCGCATAGATTCGGAAGCAAAAGTTGCTGTATGTGTTCTTGATAGTGGCGTTAACAATGGGCATCAATTATTAGAACCTCTTTTACATGACGATGATTGCCACAGTGTAAAGCCTAGTTGGGGAACATATGATCATGATCCTCATGGACATGGAACTCTTATGTGTGGGCTTGCTGGGTACGGCGATTTACAGCGGAAACTAGAAACTGACAATCCTATAGAAATTTTTCATAAGTTGGAGTCTGTTAAAATTCTTCCTCCTAGCACAGGGCGCCCTACTATCCCTGAGCTGTATGGGCTGATAACGTCTCAAGCGGTGAGCCGAGTTGAAATTCAATCGCCAGATAGAACACATCTTATGTGCATGGCGGTTGCTTCAACCGATGGTCGCGATAGAGGTAGGCCTTCTTCATGGTCAGCTGCGATTGATGCAATTACATCAGGAGCAGATGACGGAAATAAGAGGTTATTTATTGTTGCTGCTGGAAATACTGATGAGATGGAAGATTGGAATGCTTTTCCAAATAGTAATATTAAAAATTCGGTTCATGATCCCGGTCAGTCATGGAACGCACTCACTGTTGGAGCCTATACCGAAAAGGGAAAAATTTATAATGATGACTTGTCAGAATACACAGCCATAGCTCGATGTGGTGAGATTTCTCCGTATACTACGACCTCCAGAACTTGGGAAGGGACTAAGTGGCCAACAAAGCCAGATGTAGTAATGGAGGGAGGCAACATACTTAAAGATAAGAAAAATTTTTGTACTATATCAGATGAAACATGCCTGATTTCTTTGAGCCACACACCTCTCGTAAAGCAATTTGATTTATTTTATGCAACAAGTGCAGCGACAGCACAAGCTGGTTGGCTCGCAGCTCAGATTCAAACAAAATATCCAGATGCATGGCCAGAAACGGTTAGAGGGTTAATTGTTCATTCTGCAAAGTGGACTGAGGCAATGGAGGATAAATTTCTTAAAGGGAACAACAAAGGAAATTATGCTAAGTTGCTACGTACTTGTGGACATGGAGTTCCAAGTTTACAACGCGCCCTTCGTTGTGCGTCCAACAGGTTAACCCTTATTGCGCAAGAGGCTCTTCAGCCTTTTGGTAAAAAGGATGGCAGGGTTTGTACTAAAGATATGCATGTCTTTGATCTTCCGTGGCCTAAAGATGTTTTAGCTGATTTGGGTGCGGTAGACGTTACACTTAAAATTACTTTGTCATATTATATTGAGCCGAGTCCTGGCGAAGTAGGGTGGACAGACCGTTATCGCTACCCTTCTCATACTCTGCGGTTTGCTCTCAATAATCCAGGCGAGTCTAGAGGGGTGTTCGAAAAAAGGTTGACCACAGAGGCTTTGGAAGAGGGGGAGAAGCCTGCCACTAAAGAAGATACTGGCCGTTGGACAATAGGTTCAAACCAACGGCATTTAGGATCTGTTCATTCTGATATGTTGACAGGAACAGCTGCTGATCTTGCAGATTGTCATCTTATAGGTATTTATCCTGTGATTGGTTGGTGGAGAGGGAGAGCTTGGCTCGGAAAGTTAGAGAGTAAGGCAAGATATTCGTTGATTGTTTCTCTTTTTACTCCCGCTGAGCATCTTGAGCAGGTCATTGATATTTATACTCCCGTAGCAAATCAGGTTAGAGTTTCTACAGAAATTCCTATTTAG
- a CDS encoding tyrosine-type recombinase/integrase: MPNLKWAVRFLCSISNALLKKKRASSTIRYVFAVISQLWNQARRDNYVHGNSPTQQISIPKQDNRRERFLTPEEVQTLLAELKQHGGHTHDMALLALRCGLRFGEIAALTWNDIDLAEKLTSIRDTKGKVNRQAYLLEDIVVMLSNRRAKHNVQNSDLVFPSTTGEKMSSISNVFSKIVDPMFNEGIKDVRLRVCFHTLRHTFASWLVQRSVDLYSVKELMGHEDFKMTQRYSHLSPEGLRRAVEVLEK, translated from the coding sequence CTGCCTAATCTAAAATGGGCTGTCCGTTTTTTATGTAGCATTTCAAACGCCCTGCTCAAAAAGAAACGGGCATCCTCAACCATCAGATACGTCTTCGCTGTTATTTCCCAACTCTGGAATCAAGCTCGCCGAGATAACTATGTCCACGGCAACAGTCCTACTCAGCAAATATCAATTCCCAAGCAAGACAACCGCCGGGAACGCTTTCTCACACCTGAAGAAGTTCAAACCTTACTTGCTGAACTTAAACAACACGGCGGCCATACTCACGACATGGCCTTACTTGCCCTGCGTTGCGGCTTACGTTTCGGAGAAATAGCAGCCCTAACATGGAATGACATTGACCTTGCCGAAAAGCTGACCTCAATCAGAGACACGAAAGGGAAGGTTAACCGCCAAGCATATTTACTGGAAGATATAGTCGTGATGCTTTCAAATCGCCGCGCAAAACATAATGTCCAAAACTCAGATCTAGTTTTCCCGTCCACCACAGGCGAAAAAATGTCCAGTATATCAAATGTATTTAGCAAAATAGTAGATCCCATGTTCAATGAAGGGATCAAAGACGTGCGCCTTCGAGTATGCTTTCACACCCTAAGACATACCTTCGCCTCATGGTTGGTTCAGCGTAGTGTAGATCTCTACAGCGTAAAGGAATTAATGGGGCATGAAGATTTCAAGATGACTCAGCGGTATAGTCACCTTTCGCCGGAGGGATTGCGAAGGGCGGTTGAAGTGTTGGAAAAATAG
- a CDS encoding transposase, which translates to MSNQKYSEEFRKSAVKLVTDLGYSFNEAADQLGCSSWSIRQWSKKYAKLKGLPPQFENISAADEMKKVREENARLRMENEILKKAAAYFAKESL; encoded by the coding sequence ATGAGTAATCAAAAGTATTCAGAAGAATTTAGGAAGTCTGCCGTTAAATTAGTTACTGATCTAGGATATTCTTTCAATGAAGCAGCGGATCAGCTTGGTTGTAGTTCATGGTCAATCCGGCAATGGTCTAAAAAATATGCTAAATTGAAAGGGCTCCCTCCCCAATTTGAAAACATTTCTGCTGCCGATGAAATGAAAAAAGTACGCGAGGAAAATGCCCGTCTTCGCATGGAAAATGAAATCCTAAAAAAGGCAGCGGCGTACTTCGCAAAAGAGTCCCTTTGA
- a CDS encoding glycosyltransferase, whose amino-acid sequence MRAVVLVIPVLCMGGAEKVLTQMANWWARQGVTVYLITFNSKNDFFCLDRSIIKYNIDEFPISKEVSSVWTEEKNNIGRLRTVFQKILNERPERPLPIISFLSRMNLRTLLAAEGLPCNVVVSERIMPSRYPLSPKEEGLRKGIYHKAQKVVCVSELIHKFWANKLLSLSNSLFIHNFILPQDKTEEQNFHFPDRFILFAGRLEPQKQVDKLITVFSMLKREERLKLVIAGDGSLRSKIERQISDLKLENEVQLLGKISNVQQVATKASCFVLTSKFEGFPNVLLEVMGVGCPVVAFDCETGPSEIIRDGKDGFLVPVDNLTMLKEKIEKILSSPRLHRGMSEATKEVYERFSQEKIMCKWESLFRS is encoded by the coding sequence CAGTTGTTTTAGTCATACCTGTTCTATGTATGGGAGGAGCTGAAAAAGTTCTTACGCAAATGGCCAACTGGTGGGCGAGACAAGGTGTCACGGTATATTTAATTACTTTCAATTCGAAGAATGATTTTTTTTGCCTGGACCGTTCAATTATCAAATACAATATTGATGAGTTCCCCATATCTAAAGAAGTATCCTCCGTTTGGACTGAAGAAAAAAACAATATCGGCCGGCTTAGAACTGTTTTTCAAAAGATATTAAATGAAAGACCAGAACGACCTTTGCCGATTATCAGCTTCTTATCAAGAATGAATTTAAGGACACTGCTCGCAGCTGAAGGATTGCCGTGTAATGTTGTCGTTTCTGAAAGGATTATGCCTTCACGCTATCCCTTAAGTCCTAAGGAAGAAGGCTTGAGGAAAGGAATATATCATAAGGCTCAAAAAGTAGTTTGCGTAAGTGAATTGATTCATAAATTCTGGGCCAACAAGTTACTTTCACTTTCCAATTCCTTATTTATCCATAATTTTATTTTGCCGCAGGACAAAACAGAAGAGCAAAATTTTCATTTTCCGGATCGTTTTATTCTTTTTGCAGGAAGGTTGGAACCACAAAAGCAAGTGGATAAATTGATTACTGTGTTTTCAATGCTGAAAAGAGAGGAAAGGCTAAAGCTCGTAATAGCGGGAGACGGATCACTACGCTCTAAAATTGAACGACAGATATCCGATTTAAAATTAGAGAACGAAGTACAATTACTGGGAAAGATCAGCAATGTGCAACAGGTTGCAACTAAAGCAAGCTGCTTTGTGCTCACATCTAAATTTGAAGGTTTCCCGAATGTTCTTTTGGAAGTCATGGGCGTCGGCTGTCCAGTTGTCGCATTTGATTGTGAGACAGGTCCAAGTGAGATTATAAGGGATGGAAAAGACGGCTTTTTAGTTCCGGTCGATAACTTGACCATGCTTAAGGAAAAGATAGAAAAAATTTTAAGCTCTCCTCGGCTGCACCGGGGGATGTCCGAAGCAACAAAAGAAGTATACGAAAGGTTTTCGCAGGAAAAGATAATGTGTAAGTGGGAATCCTTATTCAGGAGTTAG
- a CDS encoding adenylyl-sulfate kinase: MWLTGFSASGKSTIANEVQRFLKERGLVSVLLDGDQVREAVGNFNCGHDHESRILTAHRISLFANMTSRQGFIVIVATMSLYHEIHM, encoded by the coding sequence ATTTGGTTAACTGGCTTTTCTGCATCGGGGAAATCAACCATTGCTAACGAAGTGCAAAGGTTTCTCAAGGAAAGAGGCTTGGTTTCTGTCTTATTGGATGGAGACCAAGTCCGTGAAGCTGTAGGGAATTTTAACTGTGGTCACGATCATGAAAGCAGAATATTAACTGCCCATAGAATAAGCCTATTTGCAAATATGACTTCGAGACAGGGATTCATCGTGATCGTTGCGACCATGTCTCTTTATCATGAAATACATATGTAA
- a CDS encoding class I SAM-dependent methyltransferase: MKTEWDYTKLADAYLKRPEYAPELLDKLFDIAEISKNSKVCDIGAGAAHLTIPMVLKGFSVDAVEPNDAMRANGIKRTAHFDNVSWFEGTGENTGRPFGEYDFVSFGSSFNVCDRSLAMKEIVRLLKSNKWFTCMWNHRQLDDPIQQEIENIIKKYIQDYGYGTRRENQTKVIEESGLFSNITEETGIIVHTQQIVDVVEAWRSHGTLHRQAGDSFHKIIEDIEKYLVSLKTESIQVPYMTRAWIAQKKD, encoded by the coding sequence ATGAAAACTGAATGGGATTATACAAAATTAGCTGATGCATATTTAAAACGTCCTGAATATGCCCCAGAGCTGCTAGATAAACTTTTTGATATCGCAGAAATAAGCAAAAACAGTAAAGTTTGTGATATTGGGGCAGGTGCCGCGCATTTAACAATTCCAATGGTTTTGAAAGGCTTTTCCGTTGATGCCGTCGAGCCCAATGATGCGATGAGAGCTAATGGCATCAAACGAACTGCTCACTTTGACAATGTTTCATGGTTTGAAGGGACTGGAGAAAATACAGGTCGTCCCTTCGGAGAATATGACTTTGTAAGTTTCGGATCGTCTTTCAACGTATGTGATAGAAGTCTGGCCATGAAAGAAATTGTCCGGCTATTAAAAAGCAACAAATGGTTTACTTGTATGTGGAACCATCGCCAATTAGATGACCCCATTCAGCAAGAAATTGAAAACATTATTAAAAAATACATTCAAGATTATGGTTATGGCACGCGGCGCGAAAATCAAACCAAAGTAATTGAAGAGTCAGGATTATTCTCAAACATCACAGAAGAAACGGGAATCATAGTTCATACTCAACAGATAGTTGATGTTGTAGAGGCGTGGCGTTCTCATGGAACTCTTCACAGACAGGCCGGCGACAGCTTTCATAAGATCATTGAGGACATTGAAAAGTATCTAGTTTCATTGAAAACAGAAAGTATTCAAGTTCCTTACATGACTCGTGCTTGGATTGCACAAAAAAAAGATTAA